The Aspergillus chevalieri M1 DNA, chromosome 5, nearly complete sequence genome includes a region encoding these proteins:
- a CDS encoding uncharacterized protein (InterPro:IPR036770), which produces MSLQDTHLRYLLEERRWPVSRVAMWRAMATHAFAVLELFQEFGWIINEPVDHERKCTIANGSRKVVSSEKRVRWCLTDGADPNSHNVGKNIDVLSHVGEYAVIPVLELLAAHGGEFRCSNAALHCAAHGSVGYSTEEEPIKILAWLLLKTGINMNQRKHEFSGMESWRREMMKTALHCTVGAVRDLAVEKGSDEAVKILDGH; this is translated from the exons ATGTCATTACAAGACACCCATCTCCGGTATCTACTTGAGGAACGGCGGTGGCCGGTCTCGAGGGTTGCTATGTGGAGGGCGATGGCGACGCATGCATTTGCCGTGTTGGAGCTTTTTCAGGAGTTTGGGTGGATTATTAATGAGCCAGT GGACCATGAACGAAAGTGCACGATTGCCAATGGAAGCAGAAAGGTTGTCAGCAGCGAAAAGCGCGTGCGGTGGTGCCTCACCGACGGTGCAGACCCCAACTCCCATAACGTCGGGAAAAACATTGACGTGCTCAGCCATGTTGGTGAATATGCCGTTATCCCAGTACTAGAGCTCTTAGCCGCACATGGTGGTGAGTTCCGGTGTAGCAACGCCGCCTTACACTGCGCCGCGCATGGTAGCGTAGGCTACAGCACGGAGGAGGAGCCCATCAAGATCCTTGCGTGGCTACTGTTGAAAACCGGGATTAATATGAACCAACGGAAACACGAGTTCTCGGGCATGGAGTcgtggaggagggagatgatgaagacggcGCTGCATTGCACGGTTGG GGCCGTGAGGGATCTTGCGGTGGAAAAGGGGTCTGATGAGGCTGTGAAGATTTTGGATGGGCACTAA
- a CDS encoding Zn(II)2Cys6 transcription factor (COG:S;~EggNog:ENOG410PU9K;~InterPro:IPR036864,IPR007219,IPR001138;~PFAM:PF00172,PF04082;~TransMembrane:2 (o239-256i277-303o);~go_function: GO:0000981 - DNA-binding transcription factor activity, RNA polymerase II-specific [Evidence IEA];~go_function: GO:0003677 - DNA binding [Evidence IEA];~go_function: GO:0008270 - zinc ion binding [Evidence IEA];~go_process: GO:0006351 - transcription, DNA-templated [Evidence IEA];~go_process: GO:0006355 - regulation of transcription, DNA-templated [Evidence IEA]): MSTNSKANPRKLRRTQNACVACRQSKIKCSGEEPCTNCRRRVMKCRFVEAGNKVMVAERYFQELQSQARLQQQHTFAVRTPSESTCPEDVCPSAEQPQHQSIDHTRSIWTSPFSLPSRIVKDARDNNRNWIWLAPSSLWSLTARLKVMITEKLGLEPLNKSLGFLEGDVYALQWRPAAPNESPDINGLPSIDQALYLFNTVKFHLGQIYRFFDDDEAFVSHVREFYCGDAATKASECRLWFVQFLLVLAFGNAFLSRSSRNTKDPPGSKFFVRATSLMPDLASLWGDSLLAIEVLAMMGLYLYSIDHRESGHVYVGQAIRIAQLGGLHTQLPEQELGSRTLTRCRNLWWTLYIMDRHFSSSVGIPMTTHDCDITTLVDPSQQDTALNLQVKLSQMLSTILATIYKTERTQLGIFLEQTRSILHTMAGHAQEIEKIIHLKFQNSVDTMPRGTRHITLSYHQCVIVATRPLLLSILKERLEKLDHGEEDWQSFLAPTKALINTGIKSAAKTLQILSDEDSLLEVFLPFELEFTYGAAIYLTMTRTLFPRVADGETGSHNAHSILDEMICKGNKLAEVRKMELTQIESLFQQLATRIEQQGLQALTLSSPEQSVISASTGYNNNDNGRQGGEDFATATATDPQTSAHCMPGDSRLPSGLLPQDTSDVEFLESIGISSYEFLSIVDGIDDNFGILDPAQSWEG; encoded by the exons ATGTCAACAAACTCCAAAGCAAATCCTCGGAAGCTGAGACGGACGCAAAACGC ATGCGTTGCCTGTCGGCAGAGTAAGATCAAGTGTTCCGGCGAGGAACCATGCACAAATTGTCGACGACGGGTCATGAAGTGCAGGTTTGTGGAAGCGGGGAACAAGGTCATGGTAGCAGAGAG ATATTTCCAGGAACTGCAGAGCCAGGCTAGacttcagcagcagcatacATTTGCTGTTAGGACTCCATCTGAAAGTACCTGTCCAGAGGATGTTTGCCCTTCGGCTGAGCAACCACAGCATCAGTCGATCGACCATACAAGGAGTATCTGGACAAGTCCGTTCAGCCTTCCTTCGAGAATTGTTAAGGATGCTCGTGACAACAATCGCAATTGGA TTTGGCTTGCTCCCTCTTCGCTATGGTCGCTCACTGCACGACTCAAGGTCATGATAACAGAGAAACTTGGTCTTGAACCTCTTAACAAGAGCCTCGGCTTTTTGGAAGGCGACGTATACGCCTTGCAATGGAGACCCGCTGCACCAAATGAATCACCTGATATAAACGGCCTACCATCAATCGATCAGGCTCTCTATCTTTTCAACACAGTCAAGTTCCATCTCGGCCAAATATATCGATTCtttgatgacgatgaggcATTTGTGAGTCATGTCCGTGAATTCTATTGTGGTGATGCAGCCACAAAAGCTAGCGAATGCCGCCTGTGGTTTGTGCAATTCCTTCTGGTTTTGGCGTTCGGAAATGCGTTCCTGTCACGGTCATCAAGAAACACTAAGGATCCTCCTGGTTCAAAATTCTTCGTGCGCGCGACATCCCTAATGCCGGATCTTGCATCGTTGTGGGGCGATAGTTTGCTGGCTATTGAGGTGCTTGCGATGATGGGGTTATATCTGTATTCGATTGATCATAGGGAGTCGGGGCATGTCTAT GTCGGTCAAGCAATACGCATAGCACAGTTGGGAGGATTGCATACTCAACTACCTGAACAAGAACTTGGTTCAAGAACCTTGACGAGGTGTCGCAATCTTTGGTGGACATTATACATCATGGACCGGCATTTTTCATCCTCTGTAGGAATCCCAATGACAACGCACGATTGCGATATAACTACTCTAGTCGACCCATCACAGCAAGACACAGCTCTCAATCTTCAAGTCAAGCTCTCACAAATGCTCTCGACAATTCTGGCGA CAATATACAAGACCGAAAGAACACAGCTGGGAATATTCCTGGAACAGACACGATCTATTCTGCATACAATGGCCGGCCATGCCCAGGAAATTGAGAAGATTATTCATCTCAAGTTCCAGAATTCAGTGGACACAATGCCTCGAGGGACGCGCCATATAACTTTGTCATATCACCAG TGTGTCATTGTCGCTACGCGCCCCCTTCTCCTATCAATTCTAAAGGAACGACTCGAAAAATTGGATCATGGAGAAGAGGACTGGCAGAGCTTCCTGGCTCCCACCAAGGCGTTAATTAATACCGGAATAAAATCAGCAGCCAAAACACTTCAGATACTTTCTGATGAGGATAGTCTTCTTG AGGTGTTCCTACCATTTGAGCTAGAGTTTACATACGGCGCCGCTATATACCTGACGATGACAAGGACGCTCTTTCCGCGTGTTGCTGACGGCGAGACGGGCAGTCATAATGCACACTCAATTTTGGATGAGATGATATGCAAGGGAAACAAACTGGCAGAAGTCCGGAAGATGGAGTTAACGCAGATAGAATCTCTTTTCCAGCAGCTTGCTACGCGGATCGAACAGCAAGGTCTTCAAGCCTTGACATTATCCAGTCCCGAGCAGAGTGTCATCAGCGCCAGTACTGGTTATAACAACAATGATAATGGCCGTCAAGGAGGGGAGGATTTTGCAACTGCAACTGCAACTGATCCCCAGACATCCGCGCACTGCATGCCCGGAGATTCTCGATTACCGTCGGGCCTGCTTCCGCAGGATACGAGCGATGTCGAGTTTCTCGAGAGCATTGGGATATCGTCTTATGAGTTTCTCTCGATTGTAGACGGTATTGACGATAACTTTGGGATTCTGGATCCAGCGCAGAGCTGGGAAGGATGA
- a CDS encoding NAD-dependent succinate-semialdehyde dehydrogenase (COG:C;~EggNog:ENOG410PUE3;~InterPro:IPR015590,IPR029510,IPR016161,IPR016162, IPR016163;~PFAM:PF00171;~go_function: GO:0016491 - oxidoreductase activity [Evidence IEA];~go_function: GO:0016620 - oxidoreductase activity, acting on the aldehyde or oxo group of donors, NAD or NADP as acceptor [Evidence IEA];~go_process: GO:0055114 - oxidation-reduction process [Evidence IEA]) produces MAQSFASTLRDPSLFVEKSYINGQWISSTSTFNITNPATETLIGTCPESTIDDLNHAIRAASNAFPTWRTLSGRQRGRILRKLFDLLVENKIDLGRIITAENGKAKADAEGEVLFSASFFEWFAEEAPRVYGDVIPHSNATSRTHVIKEPIGVCGLITPWNFPMAMGARKVAAALAAGCTVVLKSDGLTPFSLNSLAVLGERAGMPKGVLNVVTALNNTPQLGLALCQSDTVKKISFTGSTRVGKLLMQQSSSTLKKLSFELGGNAPFIVFDDADLEVAVSSALASKFKVTGQTCVCANRIYLQEGIYDRFCQRLVKEVKKFHVGNGAEDTVTHGPMTNGVSKVKEHIQDAVSKNAKVLLGGSQLPSLGKNFHELTILGDVDDTMRISTEETFGPIAALYKFSTEDEVINRANSCDVGLASYVMTNDLARSHRVTERLQFGMVALNTGVISDAAAPFGGVKHSGMGREGSKYGLDEYVNIKMVVTGGINTVYTRL; encoded by the exons ATGGCACAATCCTTTGCATCTACCTTGCGAGACCCTAGTCTCTTCGTCGAAAAGTCCTATATCAACGGTCAATGGATATCATCCACTTCAACATTCAACATCACGAACCCGGCTACAGAGACCCTCATCGGAACCTGCCCCGAATCAACCATCGACGATCTAAACCATGCAATCCGCGCCGCGTCCAACGCATTCCCAACTTGGCGAACCCTCTCAGGCCGCCAACGCGGGCGCATCCTCCGGAAACTCTTCGACCTCCTAGTCGAGAACAAGATTGACCTGGGCCGGATTATCACAGCCGAAAATGGGAAAGCAAAGGCAGATGCAGAAGGGGAAGTACTATTCTCAGCCAGCTTCTTTGAGTGGTTTGCAGAGGAGGCTCCTCGGGTTTATGGCGATGTTATTCCTCATAGCAATGCGACTAGCCGGACGCATGTTATCAAAGAGCCCATTGGTGTGTGCGGGTTGATTACGCCTTGGAATTTTCCCATGGCGATGGGTGCGAGGAAGGTCGCAGCTGCACTGGCGGCGGGTTGTACAGTAGTTCTCAAGTCGGATGGACTTACGCCATTTTCCTTGAATTCTTTGGCTGTACTGGGTGAACGCGCGGGTATGCCAAAGGGTGTACTGAATGTCGTGACAGCACTGAACAATACCCCACAGCTAGGTCTAGCACTTTGTCAGTCAGACACTGTTAAGAAGATATCCTTTACTGGATCCACAAGAGTCGGAAAGCTCCTGATGCAGCAATCTAGCAGCACACTGAAGAAGTTGAGTTTTGAACTGGGGGGTAATGCCCCGTTTATTGTGTTCGATGATGCAGATTTGGAGGTGGCAGTTTCCAGTGCACTCGCCAGCAAGTTCAAGGTAACTGGTCAGACGTGCGTGTGCGCAAACCGGATCTATCTGCAAGAAGGGATCTATGATCGATTCTGTCAAAGGCTAGTCAAGGAAGTCAAGAAGTTCCATGTCGGTAATGGCGCAGAGGATACCGTCACTCATGGACCCATGACAAATGGGGTCAGCAAGGTCAAGGAGCACATTCAAGATGCTGTCAGCAAGAATGCGAAGGTTCTCCTTGGAGGAAGCCAGCTGCCTTCGCTTGGAAAGAACTTCCATGAACTAACCATCTTGGGCGATGTCGACGATACCATGAGAATAAGCACCGAGGAAACATTTGGCCCTATTGCCGCATTGTACAAATTCTCAACCGAAGATGAAGTTATCAACAGGGCCAACAGCTGCGATGTTGGTCTCGCATCCTATGTCATGACAAATGATTTGGCTCGATCGCACCGGGTTACTGAAAGGTTGCAATTCGGAATGGTGGCGTTAAACACAGGTGTAATTTCAGATGCTGCAGCCCC ATTCGGAGGAGTCAAGCACTCCGGCATGGGTCGTGAGGGTAGCAAGTATGGTCTGGATGAATATGTCAATATCAAAATGGTTGTTACCGGCGGCATCAACACCGTATACACACGGTTGTAA
- a CDS encoding putative R3H domain protein (COG:A;~EggNog:ENOG410PGY9;~InterPro:IPR034186,IPR001374,IPR036867,IPR000504, IPR034069,IPR012677,IPR035979;~PFAM:PF01424,PF12901;~go_function: GO:0003676 - nucleic acid binding [Evidence IEA]) translates to MSYQQSQDMYHDNPSARSPGSQRHPQTLHRQPSRQFDAYGPMPVNLYEDPMARYDTARLERLNPALNNSYAYDLGGSQTWNPNGFANPQALGGIRSASSSLKSTTRGGRAGLPTTWLDQQPGIASPFSSSLGPSPLQNSALRPDTSTSEVDDELIPTAIVIKNIPFAVKKEQLVQLMTELNLPLPYAFNYHFDNGVFRGLAFANFTSAEETATVIEVLNHFELQGRKLRVEYKKMLPLQERERIEREKRERRGQLEEQHRPLPTSQLQTQSSMSSLTSHMPATSPSPVSQRGQKLEVDLNDSMTLSYYSQLLLFKEDASRDSVLFPVNLTPVHRRTVHTLAHNMGLGHASRGSGEQRQVQVFKVMPGSNVSPPLSSIPTAVQPPETARRGLNRAATIDFSESRNDGPPPYGSLRSQASGFLGVLDSPGNFGNAQNLRAAKSFADLRSYTPSPVPSSASFPAALQTNGARLPQYDGATSGASNTPTLTPAPSGSSLGMQRDDSLLVNSLSSLSLGTGIGATNSSPRRLRGAHAHPAA, encoded by the exons ATGAGTTATCAACAATCGCAGGATATGTATCACGACAATCCTTCTGCCCGTTCCCCCGGCTCCCAGCGTCACCCACAGACCTTGCACCGTCAACCCTCGCGTCAGTTCGATGCCTACGGTCCCATGCCCGTCAACCTCTACGAAGACCCCATGGCTCGTTATGACACCGCTCGTCTTGAGCGTCTCAACCCGGCGCTGAACAACTCCTACGCTTACGATCTGGGTGGTTCGCAGACTTGGAACCCCAATGGGTTTGCCAATCCTCAGGCTCTGGGAGGCATCCGGTCTGCCTCGAGCAGCTTGAAGTCTACCACTCGCGGTGGTAGAGCAGGTCTTCCTACG ACCTGGTTGGATCAACAACCCGGCATCGCGAGCCCCTTTTCCTCTAGTCTAGGTCCCAGTCCGCTCCAGAACAGTGCATTGCGCCCAGACACTTCAACTTCGGAAGTAGATGATGAATTGATCCCCACCGCCATCGTCATCAAGAACATTCCGTTCGCCGTCAAGAAAGAACAGTTGGTGCAGTTGATGACCGAGTTGAACCTCCCCTTGCCCTACGCCTTCAACTACCACTTTGACAATGGTGTTTTCCGTGGTTTAGCTTTTGCCAACTTCACCTCTGCCGAAGAAACGGCTACCGTAATCGAAGTCCTCAACCACTTCGAACTCCAGGGCCGGAAATTGCGGGTCGAGTACAAGAAGATGCTGCCGCTCCAGGAGCGTGAACGGATCGAGCGGGAGAAGCGGGAGCGTCGCGGCCAACTCGAAGAGCAGCACCGCCCTCTGCCCACGTCGCAGTTGCAGACCCAGAGCTCCATGTCTTCCCTCACATCGCACATGCCGGCGACCTCCCCGTCGCCAGTTTCGCAGCGTGGTCAGAAGCTTG AGGTCGATCTCAATGATAGCATGACTCTTTCATACTATTCCCAACTCTTGCTCTTCAAGGAAGATGCCAGTCGTGACAGTGTCCTCTTCCCCGTCAATTTGACCCCGGTTCATCGTCGTACGGTGCATACGCTTGCTCATAACATGGGTTTGGGCCATGCTTCGCGTGGCTCTGGGGAACAGCGTCAGGTGCAGGTGTTCAAGGTCATGCCGGGCTCGAATGTGAGCCCACCCCTGTCCTCTATCCCTACCGCCGTCCAGCCTCCCGAAACCGCCCGTCGGGGGTTGAACCGCGCAGCAACGATCGACTTCAGCGAGTCTCGTAACGATGGACCGCCCCCTTACGGTAGCCTTCGAAGCCAGGCGTCGGGATTCCTGGGTGTTTTGGACTCGCCAGGGAACTTTGGAAACGCACAGAACCTGCGCGCCGCCAAGTCCTTTGCGGACCTGCGCTCCTACACCCCGTCGCCCGTCCCTTCGTCGGCCAGCTTCCCCGCGGCGTTGCAAACCAACGGCGCACGCCTTCCGCAGTACGATGGCGCCACTAGCGGAGCCTCCAACACCCCGACCCTCACCCCCGCGCCCTCCGGTTCGTCTTTGGGTATGCAGCGGGATGACAGCCTGTTGGTCAACAGCTTGAGCAGCTTGTCCCTGGGTACTGGAATTGGTGCGACCAATTCCAGCCCCAGACGTTTGAGGG GAGCGCATGCCCATCCGGCAGCCTAG